The genome window CGTCGAGGGCGTTGCCGCACCCCCCGAGCCACGCCAACCCCGCCGCCACACAGACCGACAGGACTGCCCCACGAAATGCTTTCATCCCTCCACCCCCTTGCAGGTACAGGCTGCCTTGTTCTCCCGTCCAGTCCGTGCGAGGACCACCCTGAGTAACTTCTCAGGGATGTCGGCGTAAAGGTTTGCACTTCCTATCTTTTCTGTCAAGACGAATCTCACCTTCCCCCCGGCTGCCTTCTTGTCCTGTGCCATGGCCGCGAGCATCGCGTCGGGGTCCGGCGACGGATCGTCGACCGGCAGCCCGGCGCGCCGCAGCAGCGCCTCCTGGCGGGCGGCGTCCGCCTCGCTGCAGCGGTCGAGGAGGACCGCCAGCCGCGCCGCCCGCGCGATGCCCCACCCGACCGCCTCCCCGTGCCGGTAGGCGCTGTAGCCCGTCAAGGTTTCGAGCGCGTGCCCGAAGGTGTGCCCGAGATTCAGCAGGCTGCGCCGGCCGCCCGTCTCGCGCTCGTCGCCGGCCACGATCGCGGCCTTGATCCGGCAGCAGGTCGCGACGGCGTGCCGCAAGGCCCCCGCGTCGAGCGCGAGCAGCGCCTCGAGGTCCGCCTCGAGAAACTCGAAGAACGCGGCGTCGAACGCCGCGGCGGAGCGGATGACCTCGGCCAGCCCCGCGACCAGCTCGCGCCGGGGCAGCGTGCGCAGCGTGCCCAGGTCGGCGCAGACGGCCAGCGGCTGGTGGAACGCGCCGATCAGGTTCTTGCCGCCGGGATGGTCGATGGCGACCTTGCCGCCGACGCTCGAGTCGACCTGCGCGAGCAGGGTCGTCGGGCACTGCACGAAGGGGAGCCCGCGCTTGAACGTGGCGGCGGCGAAGCCCGCGAGGTCGCCGACGACGCCCCCGCCGAGGGCGATGACCGCGGCCGAGCGCTCGAGCCGGTGGGCCACGAAGCGGTCCCAGAGCGCGGAGAGCTGCGCGACGGACTTCGACGCCTCGCCGTCCGGCACGACGTCGACGCGCACCTCGAAGCCGGCCGCCGCCAGGCTCGCCACGGCCGCGCCGCCGTAGCGCTCGAAGACCGGCGGCACCGAGACCAGGGCGACCGTCCCCGAGAGGCCGAGGCCGGCGACGTGCGCCCCGAGACCCGCGAGCAGCCCCTCGCCGATCCAGATCGGGTAGGAGCGCTCCCCGAGATCGACGGTGACGGTCTCCACCAACGCCGCCGTCATCGGCAGGTGCCTCCCAGGCGCGCGGCCTTCCGGCGCGCCCGGGCCGCACCCGCGCGGCGTCGCGCCTTCTCGACGACGTGCAGGACGGCCTCGGCGGCCCCGCGGGGCGTCATCTCCGCGGTGTCGACCCGCAGCCGGTAGCGGCGGTAGTCGCGGGCGCGCCGCGCCAGCAACGCCTGCAGGCGAGCCGCCGCGTCCGCCCCCTGCAGGAGCGGGCGCGTGCGCGAGCCGCCGATCCGCCGCAGGATCACGTCGGGCGGCGCCGTGAGCAGGACGACCGGGCCGGTGCGCCGCAGCAACGCGCGGTTGCGCTCGAAGCAGACCGCGCCGCCGCCGAGCGCGACCACGCGGCCGCCGGGGCGCACGGCCGCGCGCAGCGCCCTGTGCTCCGCGGCGCGGAACGTCCGCTCGCCCCGTTTCTCGAAGATCTCGGCCACGCTCATCCCCGCCTCGCGCTCGATCTCCCCGTCCAGGTCCACCCACGGCACCCCGAGCACCCGCCCGAGCGCCCGCGCCGTCTCCGTCTTGCCGGTCGCCATGAAGCCGGCG of bacterium contains these proteins:
- the aroB gene encoding 3-dehydroquinate synthase, whose translation is MTAALVETVTVDLGERSYPIWIGEGLLAGLGAHVAGLGLSGTVALVSVPPVFERYGGAAVASLAAAGFEVRVDVVPDGEASKSVAQLSALWDRFVAHRLERSAAVIALGGGVVGDLAGFAAATFKRGLPFVQCPTTLLAQVDSSVGGKVAIDHPGGKNLIGAFHQPLAVCADLGTLRTLPRRELVAGLAEVIRSAAAFDAAFFEFLEADLEALLALDAGALRHAVATCCRIKAAIVAGDERETGGRRSLLNLGHTFGHALETLTGYSAYRHGEAVGWGIARAARLAVLLDRCSEADAARQEALLRRAGLPVDDPSPDPDAMLAAMAQDKKAAGGKVRFVLTEKIGSANLYADIPEKLLRVVLARTGRENKAACTCKGVEG
- a CDS encoding shikimate kinase — encoded protein: MSTGRRSGSGSRPAPERLLAAGRNLYLAGFMATGKTETARALGRVLGVPWVDLDGEIEREAGMSVAEIFEKRGERTFRAAEHRALRAAVRPGGRVVALGGGAVCFERNRALLRRTGPVVLLTAPPDVILRRIGGSRTRPLLQGADAAARLQALLARRARDYRRYRLRVDTAEMTPRGAAEAVLHVVEKARRRAGAARARRKAARLGGTCR